Genomic window (Vicinamibacterales bacterium):
CCACGCCGCCGCTGCCGGCCGGCGCTCGCACCTTCACCATGACGTTCGATTTCGTCGCGCACGAGCTGGTCATCCAGCTCTCGGACGGCGTGCGCGAGGCCGTCCCGCTCCGGCCGCAGACCGTCGCCGACTTCTATCGCACGCTGATGTCGTCGCTGCAGCGGCTGGGGATCGAGGTGCGCATCTGGACGATGCCGGTGGAAGTGCCCGATCCGATCCGCTTCGAACAGGACACCACGCACCGATCGTACGACGCCGGCGCGGCCCGGCGGTTCTGGGACGCGATCCTCGCGATGACGCCCGTCTTCCAGGCGTTCCGCGCCGAGTTCATCGGTAAGTGCAGCCCGGTTCACTTCTTCTGGGGCAGCTTCGATCTCGCGGTGACCCGGTTCTCGGGACGGCCCGCGCCGGAGCGTCCCGGGGCGGATGCGATCACCCGCGAGGCCTACTCGCATGAAGTCATCAGCCACGGGTGGTGGCCCGGCGGCGGCCCGGTGAACGAGCCCGCGTTCTACGCCTACGCCGCGCCCGAGCCCGAGGGACTCAAGACGGCGCCGGTCGAACCGGCCGCCGCGTACTACCACACCGAGCTGTCGGAGTTCATCCTCCCCTACGAGGCGGTGCGCCGGGCCGCCGACCCCGAGGCGGACCTCCGCGCGTTCCTGCGCACCACCTACGACGCGGCCGCCCGGCTGGCGGGCTGGAACCGCGCCGCTCTGGAAAGGACTCCGGTATGAAGACGAGAGGCGGATGCGGGCACATCGAGCAGCTCGAGGCCGTGAAGCCCGCGAAGGCCTACGAGTGCGAAGCCTGCGTCAAGATGGGCGCGCGCTGGGTGCACCTGCGCACGTGTCAGACCTGCGGCGTGACCCTCTGCTGCGACTCGTCTCCGAATCGCCACGCCGGCAAGCACGCCCGGGCCGAGTCGCACCCGGTGATGGCATCCGCCGAGCCCGGCGAGCGCTGGCTGTACTGCTTTCCCGACGATGCCTTTGCGGAGTACTGACCGTCGGCGTCAGTCCGAGGATCCCTCGGGAACGGGTTCGAGTCTGTCGGCATCCCACGAATAGCGGAATCGCCCGTGCTCCGGGCAGCGATAGTAGAGCCCCAGCTGCTCGCCGACCTGCGCGGCGCGCTGCATGTCGGCGCCGCAGACGGGGCACCGGTTCAACTGCTCCCAGCGATCGGGTGTCGGGGTGTCGGTCACTCTGCTGTCCGCCGTCCGCCAGCCGCCATCCGCGGCTCGCGACAGCCGCAGTCTACGGCTTGATCTGCACCAGCGGTTCGTAGAGCCGCGTCCCCTTGCACTCGGGGCACTTCGACGGCAGGGTGACCTTGTCCTTGCCGAAGGTGTAGCCGCAGCTGCGGCAGCGGGCGGGCTCGACGCGGATGTCCTTGTCTTCCGCTTTCGCGGTCTTCAGCACGTGCTTCAAATGCTCTTCGACTTCCTGCCGTGTGAGCTTCAGTTCGTGCGCCACCGACGACATCGTCCGGGGCTGTTTGAGCATCTCGGCAATCTGCTGGCGGATGGTCATGCTCCTTCTATTGTAACGGGCCGGAGCGCCGCGCGCCCCGGCCCGGCGGCCGCCTAGCGGCGATTGAAGTTGTAGGTCACGTTGAAGCGGAAGACGCGCGGCGCCAGGAACTGCGTCGGCGACAGGAACGTGGAGATCTGCGTGATCGGCGCCGCGGGGTCGCCGTTCACGCGGATGTTGGTGAGGCCGGTGCCCTGCCGCACGCCGAAGATGGTGTTCGCGTTGGTGACGTTGTAGACGTCCATGCTCAGTTCGATGCGGTCGTTGCCGAGATCGAAGAAGCGGCCGGCCCGGAGATCCAGCGTCGGCAGGGTCGACAGCTGCACCGTGCCGCGCGGCTCGGCGTTGATGGTGAGATTCGCCTGGCGCACGCAGTTCGTCAGCACGCTGGTCGAGCACTGCGGCACCGCCCACGTCCGCGTGATCGGCAGGCCGGACTGCAGGCGGAAGTTGCCGGCGACGAGCACCTTCCACGGCAGCTCGTACGATCCGGTCGCCTTGAGGTTGTGCCGCCGCCCCCCGGCCTCGCCGTTGGCGTTCACCCGCACGTTGTTCGGATTGTTCAGGCTGACCAGCTCCTGCAGCGTCCGCGAGTAGGTATAGCCGGCCAGCATGTTCCAGCGGGCCGAGCGCCGCGTCACGACCAGATCGAGCCCGTGGTACTTCGTCGCCAGCCGGTCGTCGTTCACCGTGCGCGTCGACGTGACCGCCCCCTGGTTCAGGCTGTAGGCCGTGATGTCGCGGTCGTCAGCCGTGCCCGCCACGCCGTCCCGGCCGGGATCGCGCAGCGGCGTCGCCGAGTAGATGGTGTCCCACAAGTCCATGTTCAGGTCGAGCGTCCCCTGCACGTCGCGCTCGCGCGTATACAGGTAGGCGATGCTGAGCCCCGTGTTGGGGAACAGCTCGTGGTCGACCCCCACCGTGACCTCGTTGCGGTACGGCCGGCGCAGGTTGCGGTCGAAGGTCGCCACCGCGAGATTGTTGGTGTTGTTCAGCGCCCCG
Coding sequences:
- a CDS encoding DUF5996 family protein, with protein sequence MTRSPWPPLPLDGWRDTRDTLQMWTQVAGKICLALTPRVNHFWNIALQITPRGLATPPLPAGARTFTMTFDFVAHELVIQLSDGVREAVPLRPQTVADFYRTLMSSLQRLGIEVRIWTMPVEVPDPIRFEQDTTHRSYDAGAARRFWDAILAMTPVFQAFRAEFIGKCSPVHFFWGSFDLAVTRFSGRPAPERPGADAITREAYSHEVISHGWWPGGGPVNEPAFYAYAAPEPEGLKTAPVEPAAAYYHTELSEFILPYEAVRRAADPEADLRAFLRTTYDAAARLAGWNRAALERTPV
- a CDS encoding UBP-type zinc finger domain-containing protein; translation: MKTRGGCGHIEQLEAVKPAKAYECEACVKMGARWVHLRTCQTCGVTLCCDSSPNRHAGKHARAESHPVMASAEPGERWLYCFPDDAFAEY